Genomic window (Longimicrobium sp.):
CGTGGCCGGCCTGCTCGTAGGTCATCCCGATCGCCCCGGTCAGGCTGGGCCAGCTGTCGCCGTAGCCGGGGTAGAAGAGGTCGAACTCCTCGGCCGTGTAGTAGCTCCATCCCTGCTGGTCGAACGCGCGGGCGTTGGCGTCGCCGAAGCGCTTCCCCCACTGCAGGATGTACGGCGGGTAGATGGGGTTGACCGGCGCCGTGGCGGGAAAGAAGAAGTAGCTGGAGTTGTACCCCATCTCGTGGAAGTCCACGTGCACCTGCGGGTTCAAGCGCCACCAGGTGGCCAGCCGCGCGCGCGTCTCGGCCTGCGTGCCCCAGCTCCAGTCGCGGTTCAGGTCGAACAGGTAGTGGTTGAAGCGCCCGCCGGGCCACGGCTCGCGGTGCTCGCGCGCCTGGGGATCGGGGTTGGGGCGCGCGCCGCGCACCTGGCGGAACCAGTTGACGTAGCGGTCGCGCCCGTCGGGGTTGACGACGGGGTCGATCACCACGACCAGCGAGTCGAGCACGCCGCGCACCTCGGGCGCGCCGCGGGCCAGGTCGTACGCCGTCCACAGCGCCGCCTCGCTCGACGAGCTCTCGTTGCCGTGCACGCCGTAGCTGAAGTACACCACCGCCGGATTTGTCGAGGCGACCTGTGCGGCGCGCTGGGCGCTCGTCTCGGGCCGCGTCAGCTCCGCGTTGGCGGCCAGCACCTGGTCCAGGCGGGAGAGCACGTCGGGGCGGGCGACGACCAGCTGGAAGAGCTCGCGCCCCTCGTACGTCTGCCCGTAGGCCTGGTAGCGCACGCGGTCGGGCGCGGCGGCGGCCAGCGCGCGGGCGTACTGCTGCACCCCCGCGTACGGGGTGAAGCGCTCGCCCAGCTCGTAGCCCAGCACCTGCGCGGGCGAGGGCACCTGCTGCGCGGCCGCGCGGAGCGCCGGCAGCAGCGCCAGCGCGAGCGCCGCGGCGCTCGGGAAGATGCGACGGGGCATTCGGTTCGGTACGTTGGATGGAAACAAATCCGGCCCGGCGGGGTGAAGGAATCGAAGCTATGCCGAGCGTTCGGCCGGCGCAACGCGCGGTTGACACGTCCCGCGGGCGCGGATAGCCTCACGCGCGCCCCGTCCGACGGGGTGTTTCGGGGGACTTCAATGGAGATGCGGATGCGGATGACGATCGCGGCGGGCGTGATGGGGATGGCGGCGCTCGCGGCGTGCACGGGCGGCAAGCAGCGCGGCGGAGACGCCATCTCCCGCACGAAGTTCGTGCAGGCGAACGCGGACCTGCGCTCCGTCCCCGACACGGCGCCCAAGGGCGACAGCCTGCGCGTCGCGGCGCTGAAGAAGCACCGCGTGAACGAGGCGGAGCTGCGGCGCTTCGTGGTGGTGCACGGGCGCGACCCCGAGTACATGGCCACGGTCTGGCGCGAGATCTCCGACAGCGTGCAGAAGCGCTACGACCGCTCGTTCCCGCTGCTGCACCCCACGAACGAGAACCCGAACGTCCCCATGGACCGGCCGGGCCCCGGTGGCCCTCCCACGGTGATCGGCCAGCAGCAGCCCCCGCCGCCGACGGGCGTCCCGCCGCGCATGCCGCAGCGTCCGCGCCCGCCCAAGACGCCGGCGAACCTCCCGCGCGTGCAGCCCCCCGGCGGCGCTCCACCGGCGCAGCCCCCGCCCTCGCCGCTGGACACGCTGCGGCGCGAGCGCTGACAGGATCCTGAAGAGTTTGACTCACGCAGAGTCGGCAGGGTCAGCAGAGAACTGAAGCGGTTCTCTCTGCTGACCCTGCTGATTCTGCGTGAGACTTGCTGTTTCCGAGATCAACCGCCGTAGTAGACCGACGCGGCGGCGGTGCCGAGCGCCAGCAGCCCGGCGATCGACTGGCAGATGGAGAAGAGGAAGAGCAGGAGCAGCGTCCATCCCGCCGCGCCGTACCACCCGGAGGCATAGACGCGGCGCACCGCCACCATCAGCCACGCGAAGATGGGGATCACCGCGCACGCGGAGACGATGGCGATCACCGTCGAGTGGGCCAGGAGCTGGACTGGGAGAAGGACCAGCGCCGCCAGGAAGTTGATGGTGGCGAAGTGCGTGGCGAGCACCAGGTGCTGGCCGTACCACGGGCGGCGCCGGCGGAAGATGGCGTAGAGGAACCCCGCGAACAGCACGGGGATCAGCACCGACAGCCAGGACACGTGCTGCGCCGACGCCTGCACCAGCGCCTGGTGCGCCGCCTCGTCCGTCATCCCCCGATGGACGGCGAGCGCGTGCACCATCTGCTTGAACATCGCGGTGATACGGTCGGCGCTCTTCCCGTCCTGCGTGGTGGGGAGGAGGGTGGTCAGGAAGAGGGTGACGGCGAAGACCACGATGTACATCCGCAGCGCGCCGACGTACGGCCGGCGACGCCCGCGCAGCGCCTCGAGCGTCAGCACGCCCGGCTGCACGACGAGCACCCGCAGCGACCGCAGCGCGCGCGAGTCCAGGTCGAACACGTCCTCCCAGGCGTCGGCCAGGAAGTGGCGCAGCGAGAAGCGGTCGTCGGAGTGGCGCCGCTCGCCGCAGGCGTGGCAGTACTCGCCGGCCAGCGCGGTGCCGCACGACGGACACGCCACCGCGTCGGCGAGCGGCACCGTGGCGGCGAGGGAGACGGGTGTGGCGGGAGATTCGAGCGTCGCCATGGGAGGCCATCCTGCGGGCGCGGCGGGGGACAGTGCGGGCGGCTCGTGTGGGATCGGATTCAATCTGCCATCGCGCCCCGCGATTCGTCCAGCCTTTTGTCTCCTCACGTTTTAACCATCTCCCGACCCTTTCGAGATGTGCGGCGGGTTCCGGCGCGGGACTTGAATCACCGGTGCGGCGCGCGCAAACACCTGGCGGACGGACGCCGGGTGCGCGCGGTGCTTGCCCGCACCCCCGCGGGCACCGAACCACGCTCCGGAGAAGGACCCATGCGCCGTGCCCTTTCCCTGCTCGCGCTCCTGGTTCCGGCCGCGCTCCTGGCCGGCTGCGACAGCACGACGTTCAACGACGACCGCATCGGCTGCGACCGGGTGCACAGCTTCTCGCTGGGAAGCAGCACCAGCGGCTCGCTGGACCCGAACGACTGCGTGCTGACCGACGGATCGGCGGTGGAGCTCTACCGCTTCCGCATCAACGACTTCCGCACGGTCTTCGTCAGCGTCACATCGAGCAACGTGGACCCGTACGTGGAGATCCTGGACCAGAACGGCAACGCGATCGCCGAGGAGGACAACGGCGGCGCGGGGTTCTCGGAGCTGGCGGTCGATCTCTCGTCGGGCACCTACTACATCGCCGTCACCACCTACCAGCCCGGCGACTACGGCGACTTCTTCCTCGATACCGACTCCCAGTAGCCCGGGTCAGGAAAACAGAAGGCCTCACGCAGAGAAGCAGAGGCAGCAGAGAACTGAATCGGTTCCTCTGCTGCCTCTGCTTCTCTGCGTGAGGCTGTTCTTTTTCGATGGAGATCAGGGGATGACGGGCGCCCGGTCGCGCTCCTCCAGGTCGCCCCAGCGGAGCTTGCGGCGAAGCGTGGAGAAGAAGGTCTGGCCGGGGAAGCGCACCAGCCGCACCGGGTTGTCGGCGCGGCACACCAGGATGGTGGCGCCCGGCATCAGCCGCTCGTGCTCCTGGCCGTCGATGGTCAGCACCAGCTCCTCGGTGGGCGAGAGCACCTCCACCGTCACCGTCTCGTCGGCGGGAAGGACGAGGGGGCGCACCCCCAGCGTGTGCGGGCAGATGGGCGTGGCCACGATGCAGTGCACCGAGGGCGACACGATGGGTCCGCCCGCCGAGAGCGAGTACGCCGTCGACCCCGTGGGCGTGGAGAGGATGATCCCGTCGGCCGAGTAGGTGCCCACCTCCTCGCCGCTGGCGCGCACCGCCAGGCGGATCACCCGCGCGGCGCCGCCCTTGTGCAGCACCGCGTCGTTCAGCGCCAGGTAGCCGCCGCCGTCCGTCCCGTCGGGGAGGGAGAAGGAGACCGCCAGCGCCATCCGCTCGTCCAGCTCGAACGTTCCCGCGAACCACATCCCCAGCGCGCGCTCCATCTCGTCGGGCGCGGCCGAGGTCAGGAAGCCCAGGTGGCCCAGGTTGATCCCCAGCACGGGGATGGCGTCGGCCGCCACCATGCGCGCGCCGCGCAGCAGCGTCCCGTCGCCCCCCAGCGTCAGCAGCAGGTCGAGCGAGGGGATGACGTCCGTGGTCAGCGGCGGGGCGTCGATCTCGCCCTCGCGCAGGTCGTCCTCGAAATACAGCTCGGCCCCCTCCCGCCCGGCGAGCGTCACCAGGCGGGCGAGGGCCTCGACGAACTGCGCGTAGCGGGGATGGCCCACCACGCCGATGCGGCGAGCGTCCCCGGCCACGGGTCTCAGGCCGTTTCCTGCAGCGTCCGCAGCGGCCGGCCGAGCAGCCCGCGCGCCTTGGCGGCGATGCCGTCGGCCGTCAGCCCCAGCTCGGCCAGCATCTCGCCGCGCTCGCCGTGCTCCACGAACCCGTCCGGCAGCCCCATCGACGTCCCGTGCACGCCCGGCCAGCGCTCGGCCACGCTGGCGCGGACGTACGCGCCGAAGCCGTTCACCGCCGTCCCCTCCTCCACCGTCACCAGGTGCGTGTGGTGGGGGAAGAGGCGCTCCAGCGTTCCCTCGTCCAGCGGCTTCACGAAGCGGCAGTCGACCACCGTGGCCGACACGCCCTCGCGCTGCAGGAGGTCGGCGGCGGCCAGCGCGGGCGCCACCATCGTCCCCACCGCCAGGATGGCCAGCTCCTTCCCCTGCCGCAGCGTCTCCCACCGCCCGTACTCGGCGGCGGCGATCTCGCCCACCGGCCTGGGCAGCGCGGGCACCGTGTCGCGGGGGATGCGGATGCAGAAGGGGCCGCCCTTCCACTCGATCCCCAGCCGCAGCAGCGCGATCAGCTCGTCGGCGTCGCGCGGGGCGGTGATGGTCATCCCCGGCACGGCCAGCATGTAGGCGATGTCGAGCGCGCCGTGGTGCGTCTGCCCGTCGTCGCCCGCCACCCCCGCGCGGTCCATCACGAAGGTCACCGGGAGCTCCTGCAGCGCCACGTCGTGCACGATGGAGTCGTACGCGCGCTGCAGGAAGGTCGAGTAGATGGCGACGACCGGCTTCACCCCCTGCGTGGCCAGCCCGGCGGCGAAGGTGACGGCGTGCGCCTCGGCGATGCCGACGTCGAAGAAGCGCTTCGGGTGCGCCTTCTCGAAGATGTCGGTGCTGGTGCCCGTGGCCATGGCCGCGGTGATGGCCACCACCTCGGGGTGCTCCTCCGCGAGCGCGGTCAGCGCCTGGCCGAACACGTTCTGCCAGCGCGGAAGGCCGCCGGCGCTGGGCTTCAGCGGCGCGCCGGTCTGCTTGTCGAAGAGCGCGGCGGCGTGCCACTTCACCTGGTCGGCCTCGGCCGGCGCGAAGCCCTTCCCCTTGGTGGTGAGGACGTGGACGAGCCGCGGGCCCTTCATCTTCTTCACCTGCTCGAAGGTCTCGGTCAGCCGCTTCACGTCGTGCCCGTCGACGGGGCCCACGTAGCGGAAGCCGAGCTCCTCGAAGAGCATCCCGGGAACGAACATCCCCTTCAGCGCGTCGTCCCAGCGCACCGCGAAGTGCTCCACCATCTCGCCGATCGTCCCCAGCTTCGGCGCGGCGTGGATGACCCTCTTCACCTCCTCGCGGATGCGGTTGTACAGCGGGTTGGTGCGCACGTCGGTCAGCCGGTTGTGCACCCCCAGGTACTTGTGCAGCGCGCCCACGTTGGGACTGATCGACATCCCGTTGTCGTTGAGGACGACGATCAGGTCGCGGTCGGTGTGGCCGGCGTTGTTCAGCGCCTCGTACGCCAGCCCGCAGGTCATCGACCCGTCGCCGATCACCGCCACCACCTCGAAGTCGTCGCCCATGATGTCGCGCGCGGCGGCGACGCCGGTGGCGGCGGAGATGGAGGTGGCCGCGTGCCCCGCGCCGAAGACGTCGTACTCGCTCTCGTCGCGGCGCAGGAAGCCGGACAGCCCGTGGCGCTTGCGGATCGACGGCATCCGCTCGTTGCGCCCGGTGAGGATCTTGTGCGGATAGGCCTGGTGGCCCACGTCCCAGATCAGCTGGTCGCGCGGGGTGTCGAACACGCGATGGAGCGCGACGGCCAGCTCGACGGTGCCGAGATTGGAGCCGAAGTGCGCGCCCTTGTGCGCCGACACCACGTCGATCACGCGGTCGCGCACCTCGGCGCACAGCTGGGGAAGCAGCGCGTCCGGGAGCGCGCGGACGTCTGCGGGGGACTTGATCTTGTCGAGTAGCGCCACGTGGGAAGCCCTTCCCTTCCAGGTCGCATTCAGGCGCGCGCCAAGGTGGACGCGCGAGCCGGCGTGGAATCTACGTCCAACCCGCCCGTTCATCAAATCCCGCGCTCGGTCGCGGAAGTGAGCGCGGCTCAACGGGTTCGGGCGATGCAGGAGGATCTCGAGACAGGCGATCGAAATTCCGTGCGGCTGAAACGGTAGCCACACTCTGAACTTACGTCAAGTACTTTGTAATGCAGAGCACATGCTTGGCCACGCCAGCACAATCTGTCATCCCGAGGGCGCCGATCCGAGCATCGGCCCGCGCCGGCGGTGGGCGCCCGAGGGATCTATAGCCTGTTGCGGCGCAAGCGGTTGGGATTCGCGCACTCCGCGGCTATAGATTCCTCGGCCTGCAAACATCGGTGCAGACGCGAGTCCGGTGTGGCCGGCCTCGGAATGACAGTTCGAGGTGTGGATCGCGAGGCCTGAGCACCAGCATCCGCAGCCTCGGCGAGAGCAGATGTAAGGAAGATTCGAGGAAGGGAGAAATTCAGCATCGCCGCGTGTATATTCGCGCCGGGCGTCTCCGATCCACCCTCATCGATCCCACCCCGATGAACGCGCTCGCACTCCTTCCGCTCCTCGCCTCGGCAGCCGTCGCCACCGATCCCGCGCCGCCGCGGCCGCCGCTGGTGCGCGTGGTGGCCACCAACTACGCGTTCCAGGCGCCGGAGACGTCGCCGGGCGGGCTCGTGACCGTGCGGCTGGTGAACCGCGGGCAGGAGCCGCACTACGCGCGCCTCCTGCGCCTGGCGCCGGGGAAGACGCTGGCGGACTTCGCGGCGCTGCGGCGGCAGGGGCGCGGCGCGGCCGACTGGCTCGTGCCCACGGGCGGCATCGCGCCGGTGTCGCCGGGCGACTCGGCGGACCTGACGCTGACGCTGGCGCCGGGGCGCTACCTCGTGATCTGCGGCTATCCCGGCCGCGAGGGCCGCCCGCACGTGGACATGGGGATGATGCGCGAGATCGTGATCGCCGCGGCGCCGCGGGCGCGGCCGGTGCAGCCGCGCGAGGACGTGCGCCTGCGGGTGACCGACGGCACGCTGGCGTGGTCCGAACCCCTGGCGGCCGGCCGGCACGTCGTCCAGGTGGAGAACGACGGCACGCAGATGCACCAGCTGCTGCTGGCGCGGCTGCCGGAGGGCACGACGCTGGAGGCCGAGAAGCGCTGGTTCGACGACTTCCGCGGCGAGCGCCCCGGCCGCCCCGCCGGCGGCGTGATCGAGCTGCGCCGCGGCGAGCGGGTGTGGCTGGCGCTGGACCTGCCGCCGGGCCGCTATGCCCTGCTCTGCCACGTCACCGGCCCCGACGGCCGCAACCACTTCCTCGCCGGCGAGGCGGTGGAGTTCACGATCCCGCGCGCTGAGTCGCCCCGTGTCGCGCGAACGGCGCGCCCCGGGCGGGCGCGCCGTTTTGCGTATTGAAGAAGCCTTCGCCGGGACTACCATCGAGACGTCATCCGAGTCTACCACCGCGATCCGCGTGACCCCACCACGGTTGACGCCTCGCGCAGTTCGCGAGCGGTGAGCTGCCACGTCCCGCACCGTTGATGGCGGCTCGGTCTGGCCGAACGGCGATCCCCAATTTGGCCGCGTTCCACGATCTCCGACCCAACAAAGGCGGGCACGCTGTCGCGCCGGCCCCACATGTGGGGTAGCGTAGACCCGCCACACACCTTGAGGCACAGCGCACGCGAACGGCGTACGAGGCCGAACTGCCTTGGGCCGACTGCTCGATAAGTAATGGTGCGTCAGGAGCGTTTCTTGGGCATAGCGATTGCTTGATTAACTTTTTGTTCCCACGGCGGCGAAATGTGCGCAGGAAAATTTCTTTCCCTCACCGGAGACACACTATAATGGCCATCATATTCGTGGATGTCTCGACGTATCACGTGTACGCGCAGGGGGCCAACACTAAAGGTGTCCTGGCGTGGATCATCCTAGGAATCCCCAACGCGTTCGCCACGCTCATGTTCTATCAGGACGGTGCGGAGATCCCGGCTAATAGCATATTCGTGAACGCCGGACAGCCTGCGTACACTGTGCGCTACCACTACGCCCAGTTCGCCGACGTACTGGATCTGCTGCGCAACGAAAAACCGATTAAGTTCGCCTTCAACGACCAAAGCCTGAGCGGGTACATCACCACGGGCGACGAACCGGTCGGCGAAGCCGAGGTCTGACTCAGATACACAGCCTCGGATGCCGCGCGTTGTGAACCTGTTGGATCACTCGAGGGAGCTAGCGAATAGAGCAGCCCGCCGGGGGAAGTATCCCGGCGGGCTGCTGTTAGTTGTAGTTGCTAAGGTGCTTCTCGCGGCTTCGATTTGTGTGAAGGTTGCGCGCCCACCTAGGAATTAGTGCCGCTTTCGTGCATCCTTGCCGGTTTCGACCGCATTCGCGTGATTTGCGAGCTTCCCATAGTTGTTCCGGCGGCCTCTTCAGCCGCCATTGAGACTGGCGGACGGGAATTCGAGACGGCGCGGGCAGGCCACCGGTTCCTCAATATCCCCGCTTGAGGACGGCGGTGGCGTTGAAGGCGCGGAAGGCGAGGCCGAGCGAGATCAGGCACATCATCAGCGTGCGGGCGCTCGCGCCGCCGCCGAAGCCCTGCATCATCCCCGTCAGCTCGATGAACTGGTTAACCAGCATCAGGATGGCGATCGCGAGCAGCACCCCGCCCGCGAGCCGGCTCTTGCTCATCCGCAGCCACAGCGACACGCCGAAGACCAGCGCCGCGTCGAAGTAGAACGCTGGACTGTAGAAGAATCCGAGCAGCACGTTCAGCCCCGCGATCAGGAAGAAGATCCCGGTGCACAGGTCGATGGCGTCGTTGGCCTCCTCGGCGTTGTCGACCGAGCCGAAGATGCGCTCGAAGCCGCGCTTGGCCGGGCGGTTGAGCGTCGCCGAGCCGCGCGCCAGCGCCGTCATCCCGCTGTACGCGGTGATCGGCACGCGGAAGGTGTCGTGCGAGCCGTCGGGGAGCGCCACCCACTGCATCACCGGGTTCATGATGCCGCAGTGCGGGCAGGACCGGGACGTGACCTGAGTCTGCTGGCCGCAGTCGCGGCACGGCTTGGTGTCCATTACGGAGATTGGGAGAAGATGGGAACTGGAAACGGCTTTGGCGGGAACATCTGACAGCAAGCTAATCACTCCGGACGTCAATTGCAAGCACGATGTGACATTCTACGTCTCGATCGATTGATTCGTCTCCCCCTCCTCTTCCGCCTCCTCCTGCGGCGCGGGGGCGAGCACGACGGCGGTCTCGCCGGGGAGGAGCCAGCCGCCGCCGGGCGTCTCCACCGGCGGCGTTCCCGCGCCGTCGTATTCGGGGGATTCGCTCGACCACACCGTCTCCCAGCGCATCCCGGGCGGCGGCGCGAGCAGCGGCTCGGGCGCGGGGGCGAGATCGACCTGCGTGCCGAGGTTGACGACCAGCAGCCGGTCTCCATCCTCGTGCAGGAAGCGCAGGCAGAGCGCGGCGGGGCCGAGCACCGCGCCGTGCATCCGCGCCGCGTCCTGCGCGGCGAAGGCGGACGTCTCGCGGCGCAGGCGCAGGAGGTCGCGGTGGAGCGCGTACGCCGCCGCGTTGGTCTCGCGCTCGTGGAGATCCAGCTTGCACGCCTCGAATGTCGCCCGGTCCGCGGGGTCGGGGATGCGCGCCTGCATCTCCGGCGCGGCGATGCTGGGGAGCTGCGCCAGGAACTCCTTCCGCCCGGCGTACACCTTCTCCGCCAGCTCTGGCTCGTGGTCGGCGAAGTAGACCCAGCGCGCGCTGGCGGCGAACTCCTGCCCCATGAACAGCATCGGCGTGCCGGGCATCAGCAGCGCCAGCGCCGTCATCGCCCGCACCCGCGGGGGCGAGGCGAGCTGGTGGATGCGCTTCCCCGAATCGCTGTTCGCGACCTGGTCGTGGTTCTGGATGAAGGTGACGAACGCGTGCGCGGGGACGCCGAACGACGGGGTGCCGCGGCGCTGCTTCTGCCACCCGTAGCGCTGCCCCTGGAAGAGGAACCCCCACTTCGCGGCGGAAACGAGCTCCTGCGGCGTGCCGCGGTAGTCCGAGTAGTACGCCTCCGCGCGGCCGGTGAGCGCCACCATCGCCGCGTGGTGGAAGTCGTCGTTCCACATCGCGTCCAGCCCCCATCCTCCCTCGCCGGCGGGGCGGACGAGCACGGTCTCCTGCGGCTCGTTCTCGGCGACGATGAAGAGGGTGCGCGTCGCGGCGGCCTCGCGCGCGGCCCGCGCCAGCTCGGCGACGACGTGGCGGGGCTCGCGGTCGTAGATGTTCTGCGTGGCGTCAAGCCGCAGCCCGTCGAGGTGGAACTCGCGGATCCAGTACGCGGCGTTCTGGACGTAGAACTCGCGCACCGGGCCGGAGCCGGGGCCGTAGAAGTTGACGGGATCGCCCCACTCCGTCTCGTGGCGGTCGGTGAACCAGCTGTCGCCGAACTCGGTGAGGTAGTTGCCGTCCGGCCCCAGGTGGTTGTAGACGACGTCGAGGATGACGCCCATCCCCGCCGCGTGCGCCCGGTCCACGAAGCGGCGGAAGTGGTCGGGGCGGCCGTAGAGACGCGTGGGCGCGTACAGGTCCACCCCGTCGTATCCCCACCCGAACTCGCCGGGGAACTCGGCGACGGGCATCACCTCGAGCAGCGTGATCCCCAACCTCGCCAGCTGAGGAAG
Coding sequences:
- the treZ gene encoding malto-oligosyltrehalose trehalohydrolase, producing MAQRRLSAGAEVLPAGGVHFRVWAPKRSRVEVVIEGGPGAGAAPSALRAEGDGWFSGAVASAAAGTLYRYRLDGGDAFPDPASRFQPAGPHGPSEVVDPDSFAWTDGEWRGVPAKGQVIYELHVGCFTPEGTWAAAAEQLPQLARLGITLLEVMPVAEFPGEFGWGYDGVDLYAPTRLYGRPDHFRRFVDRAHAAGMGVILDVVYNHLGPDGNYLTEFGDSWFTDRHETEWGDPVNFYGPGSGPVREFYVQNAAYWIREFHLDGLRLDATQNIYDREPRHVVAELARAAREAAATRTLFIVAENEPQETVLVRPAGEGGWGLDAMWNDDFHHAAMVALTGRAEAYYSDYRGTPQELVSAAKWGFLFQGQRYGWQKQRRGTPSFGVPAHAFVTFIQNHDQVANSDSGKRIHQLASPPRVRAMTALALLMPGTPMLFMGQEFAASARWVYFADHEPELAEKVYAGRKEFLAQLPSIAAPEMQARIPDPADRATFEACKLDLHERETNAAAYALHRDLLRLRRETSAFAAQDAARMHGAVLGPAALCLRFLHEDGDRLLVVNLGTQVDLAPAPEPLLAPPPGMRWETVWSSESPEYDGAGTPPVETPGGGWLLPGETAVVLAPAPQEEAEEEGETNQSIET
- a CDS encoding DUF3667 domain-containing protein: MATLESPATPVSLAATVPLADAVACPSCGTALAGEYCHACGERRHSDDRFSLRHFLADAWEDVFDLDSRALRSLRVLVVQPGVLTLEALRGRRRPYVGALRMYIVVFAVTLFLTTLLPTTQDGKSADRITAMFKQMVHALAVHRGMTDEAAHQALVQASAQHVSWLSVLIPVLFAGFLYAIFRRRRPWYGQHLVLATHFATINFLAALVLLPVQLLAHSTVIAIVSACAVIPIFAWLMVAVRRVYASGWYGAAGWTLLLLFLFSICQSIAGLLALGTAAASVYYGG
- a CDS encoding NAD(+)/NADH kinase; its protein translation is MAGDARRIGVVGHPRYAQFVEALARLVTLAGREGAELYFEDDLREGEIDAPPLTTDVIPSLDLLLTLGGDGTLLRGARMVAADAIPVLGINLGHLGFLTSAAPDEMERALGMWFAGTFELDERMALAVSFSLPDGTDGGGYLALNDAVLHKGGAARVIRLAVRASGEEVGTYSADGIILSTPTGSTAYSLSAGGPIVSPSVHCIVATPICPHTLGVRPLVLPADETVTVEVLSPTEELVLTIDGQEHERLMPGATILVCRADNPVRLVRFPGQTFFSTLRRKLRWGDLEERDRAPVIP
- the dxs gene encoding 1-deoxy-D-xylulose-5-phosphate synthase, with the protein product MALLDKIKSPADVRALPDALLPQLCAEVRDRVIDVVSAHKGAHFGSNLGTVELAVALHRVFDTPRDQLIWDVGHQAYPHKILTGRNERMPSIRKRHGLSGFLRRDESEYDVFGAGHAATSISAATGVAAARDIMGDDFEVVAVIGDGSMTCGLAYEALNNAGHTDRDLIVVLNDNGMSISPNVGALHKYLGVHNRLTDVRTNPLYNRIREEVKRVIHAAPKLGTIGEMVEHFAVRWDDALKGMFVPGMLFEELGFRYVGPVDGHDVKRLTETFEQVKKMKGPRLVHVLTTKGKGFAPAEADQVKWHAAALFDKQTGAPLKPSAGGLPRWQNVFGQALTALAEEHPEVVAITAAMATGTSTDIFEKAHPKRFFDVGIAEAHAVTFAAGLATQGVKPVVAIYSTFLQRAYDSIVHDVALQELPVTFVMDRAGVAGDDGQTHHGALDIAYMLAVPGMTITAPRDADELIALLRLGIEWKGGPFCIRIPRDTVPALPRPVGEIAAAEYGRWETLRQGKELAILAVGTMVAPALAAADLLQREGVSATVVDCRFVKPLDEGTLERLFPHHTHLVTVEEGTAVNGFGAYVRASVAERWPGVHGTSMGLPDGFVEHGERGEMLAELGLTADGIAAKARGLLGRPLRTLQETA